TGGGGCTCCACATCCTAGCAAACCACTACATGCTACTGCTTAGGAGAGACATTTCTGGTCCTTTCAATACAGCCCTACAGAAGAACTAAGAATATGGGGTCCTTCATTGTCTGAGCCTATGCCCATCTTTTCAAGCTTTAAGGCTGTCCCAGGGGTGGAGAACCTGTATCTCTGAGTGGGCAGGTGTAAGCAAAGAATATGCACAGGGCTTTTAGAGGTCCATGAGCATACTCTGGAGAGGTCCTCCATGTTGTTCAAGTCTTAGCAGTCACAGTGCCTTGTCAGGAAGCTGACTACTCACTGCAGATAGGCTGAAGTGACTGAATTAGCAAGTGTCAAGTTATGCAGTGGTTACAAAACAAATAGGGGGCACTTAAACTGGGGCAGCATCACCCAGATGAGAACAACGGCTCAGACATTTGTTAAGAGAAAGTGGTGGAGCTCAGACCACATGGTTCCTGTGCAAGAGATGGGTAGTTGTTTCATTAGAGAAACATATAGGGAGCCTTGAGCTCTTTCATTCTCAGCAACAGGCAGAAACCAAATCCCCCAGGAATTCAGCCATCTGCTGTAAGGCTGCACCCTAAACCTTCAGAGGTGCTAAGCCACAAGCAGCCACATGCAATCTGGCAGAGCCCTCTTGGAATGTTCTCCCCAGCCAAGGggaccaagaaaaaaaaacaaaacaacaaaaacaaaaccccaaaacaacccaacaacccCAAACAAGATCCTAAATTTCAGCTGAAGTTTGTTTCataaaagaggggaaaagaattTAGTTGGAGACATTTTGCCACTTTTGGTGGCTGCTCAAGTGTCGAGTTTGCAGGATCAATAACCCATTTCCACAGCTCTCCTTTTGATACTATGTACACTGTTGCTGAGGTCCATATATATCTTGCAATGCCCTGTGCTTGATCTCTGAATGGGAAATGCTTTGGAATGTCCATAGACAGGAGGATGGGACTTAAAGGAGGAGGTTTCCAGTGGAAGGGGGAGGATGGGGGAAAACAGGGACTTGGTGCCTTTTTTCACCTCCGGATGTCAGAGAAGTCGGACAGTTCATCTGCCCGGTCCATGATCCCATGTGCCCCTTTGGGACCATGGCCCCCAGATTTCACCCGGGCATGGGCATTCAGGTGCCCCTTAGTACCTCTCTCCCCCTTGGATGCTCGTGAACTTTCCCTGTGGTCAGAGTCGGAGTGGGCTAAGATGTCCCCCCGGCCAGCAGCACCTTTGCTGGCATCACCTGGCTTCTTCTCAGGACCCAGGTTGGTGTCACCATGCACAGCCGAGGTGCAGAAGCTCAGGATGGAGCAGAGACTTCCCCAGTTCTGTTCACACTGGGCGTGGACACTTCTTGTTATTGCCTTTTTCACCTCCTCGCCACAGGTGAGCAGGATATTCACTAGGTCAACATATGGTCtagagagaaaggaaacagtGAGAGAAGAGTCATAAAATATATAAGGGTTATCTATCAGCAAACAAGTGTAATGGCCTCTCAGCCTTGTCCTTCCTTGTGCACAGCACAGCTTGGTAGCATTTGTCTCTTGCTACCCAGTGACTCAGCAGCCTTGTAGAGCAATTCTGCATCATATGTTTATTATGCAACATATTATATTCTAAGCAGCCGTATTGCTGTAAGAAatgcacaggatggcatcctGTAAACCAAAACTTCACTTGAGTGCTGAGTCTCCCTCCAATGCTCCCCCACTGGATATACTCTGGGAGAGCGGTAATGTTCACCAGAGGAACATATGAGCTCTATATGCTTGGCAAAGGGGGCTGTCAAATGGAAGAACTGCTATGTCacactttctgcttctctttctatGTCCCCTCATCTTTATTAGTCAGGACTCATGACAAAGGAAACCCTCTCATCTCCAGAACCATGTCTCATCCACCAGTTTGCTATCTCCAGGTGAACAGCTGGTGAACAGAGAATTACTACTGGTACACTGATTATTAGCTGGTACACTGATTACTAGTCTGCAGGAGGGAGACATTCCCTCTCCCTGTGCAAGATCAACGGATAGATCAATCATCTAGAGGTTCTCTGGCTTCTCTCATCATCTTTAGCTTTCCCTGAACACCTTGTGCTGACCTCCACCACAAATAAGATCCCATCTGGACTCAGGATCTCACTGCACAGAGCTCAGACACATGGAAATTGATGTCACTGTTTCTTTCCACACcactttttcaaaaaaatttccttACACAGTTGAGTACAGCTTTCACTAACAAGGACCCTAAAGGAGCCATGGGCTTCTTTATGTAAGAATGtaagaaacatttctgtttcttacctGTCCCTCTATGCTCCCACAGCACAAGGCAGCCCAAGCACAGGCACTTTGGCTTCCTCAGCCACAGGTCACCAAGtgcagtgattttaaaatagtCGTGGTCATAAGTTTTGTGGGTCAGTGTTGATGTTGTCTATAAATGCAACTGGGCAAAAAGTCCACAGCTCTGGTGGCTGTGAAAAAGCCTAAATCTCTTCCCATGAACTAAGTCAGAAGAGATGAGGAAAACCAGCAGATTATGATCAGCATCTGACACTACCATGATTTTGCCCAAGTACTACTTTGACCAAGTACTTAAACTCATTTTGAATGACTAATCTTAGAGAGCCACCTATTACCctatctgaaaatatttctcatgttTGGATtgcttctgccttttaaaaagttacttGGAATGCAACAGTGACTGATCTGCCAGGGCCTGTCACCACTTCTATCAGAGCAAACTGGCCTGACCCCCATCCCACCACAGCTGACTCAGGAGGAGACTTCACTGCCCTGGTCACGTTCCTCAACACTCATCAGGGGAAAACACTTGCACCTCCACTCcttagtttttgttttaaatataaaatagaagCTGAGTGAGAATGGAGCAGATTGCATACAAAGTGATccagcaaaaagagaaaaaaaaaaaaaaaaagagaagtcagTTGAAATTGGGCATAAACTTTACAAAAATCTTTgtaaaaaaatgctgctggtaTGAATAAAAAGCATCTCAGCTGCCAAGTATTTCAGGTATTCAGAATctgccagagctctgcagattACTACTGGCTCATTTCTCCTTCACTGTTTTACTTTCTGCATTTGAGCTGGCCTGACCATGGTACCTGAACTGAGCACAAGGCTGCGAGTCAGCAGACGTGattttatttccagctctgccatgcTTGCCTATTGATCTTAAACAAGTTCTTCAGTTCAAAGCTTCAGTGATGGCCTCTAAATTtaggggaggggaagaagctGGCTGGCTTCTATTTGGGGAGTCCCACACAGGAAGGCTGAGCTCTGACTCTGTGAGACGCTGAAGTGTAAAAAGCTGTAAATGAGATTGTGCAAATTACAGGTGTCCAGCTGAATGATCTGTCTCTTGGCTGCTCAGAAACAAGCAGCTGCCTTTGAGCATTCCTGCTTTACCCTGTTTGTAAAACAAAGAGAACTAACTTCTCTTTGGACAGGCCTTTGACTGTCATAGCTTTCTCAACTCCAAATGTTGtgggtgtatatatataaatatatatctgtCATGATCACTGGGACTTGGGGTTTCTGTGCTAGTATCTGCTAGGGATAAGGTGGCGTAGAGGCATGGTAGATGCTCTGAATTAAGCCTGATTCCAGGCTTTAGCTCAGCCTTCTTGTTTGGGAGTGAGATGTTCACCTTCAAGAAAAACAGGCTCCGATTTTTGCATCTGTGCACCAAGAGTTGGTACAAACAGCTTGTGCCTGGCTTGTTGCTGTCATGTAGCAGCTTTGATCAATTCCAAATAGGGTTCATGCCTGCCATTCCTTGGAGGGCAGCTGTGTTCCCAGTCAGAGGGATGAACTCCTCAAAATCTGCCTTGTGCCTTCATTTTGCACACCTccatgttttattaaaaagcaaatgagatTAATAAGGAGTAAGACGAATGGGAGAATACCTGGGGGACTGCAGCTCTTTCAGGGACAATTAACTATAAGACATTTGAAAGTTAtgtatttaaagaagaaattatcaTCTTACTGACATCTTTGCATAgaccttctccttcccccttctcctctaGCTGTCATCTTTAACAAGATACTGGGGTCTGAATGCTGCCTTTGAGCACAGAGAGCACCAAGACATTCTGAGATGCctctgaaaacagcaaaacagagacCCTGCATTTGCTGAAGGACAAAAGTGACAGCCAGATCCCATTTCAACTCATTTCATTCCTTTCTACAGTCACATCTAGCCCCGTATAAATAAACTAGTCTTTAACAGCCCCTGTGAAGAGAGCGTTTCCTTGGTCCGGTACATGGGAAAACAAGATACGCGTAAGGCCAGAACAGCTCTTGGACAGATGCAGAGCCCATTGGCATCATCCTGCTCCTGGAAGGAGCTTTTCTGCCTCTGACTGCACTAGCAGGGAGGCACTTACTCATGCTGCAGCAGGTCTTTGAAGTGAATCATCTCCACAATGACCTGGACGTTCTCCTTGGCAGCGGAGCAGAGGTCATGCTTCAGGTAGCACTCCCGCTGTAACTGGAACACCATCTCTTTAATGGCAGGGCACTTACGGCTGATGCAGCTGAATTTATGCCTCAAGGCATGAGCCTTACACTTCAGAGCGTCTTTAATGAAGGATTTTccctgggaagaaaagaaatggagtAGGTCTGTATTTTTGTCCATTAAGCACAGCAGCTGATTTATGGCCAGCTAGCTACTCCTCTGTAGGACAATGTCAAGGGCTATTAGATTGCTAAGGGTGCCACTTAATGgcttttccccttctgctccctgtTTCTCTGCCCTTAAAGATCAAGCCAAGCTACCTGGTGTCAGTGGAACTGAACACACAGGGCTTCCTCACTGGTATTCTGAGGTTCCTTCTACCCCAACAGCTGAATGCTTAACAAGGAAAGGGCAAAAGCACCTTGAAATAATTCAGTGCTTGAGTTACTTCTGGGGCTTTGTTCACTTCTGGAGTTTAAACAAAATAGAAGGCATCCTGCCATGGCTGAGGTCCCCAGTACCACAAGTAGATACCCATTCACTAACtgcaaattttgttttaattttaaaattagcttGTAAACTCATAGCCATCTGTGCAGCACCTATTTGCACCTGCCCCATTCCCTATTTGTCAGTATTTTCTCTACTCCTGCTCCCTCAGAGCAAGACTCAAATCAGCACTAACAATCCTACAGTGTCTTGATGTCTGCTGCAAGAAATTCTAAgtgagagcaaaaaaaaaaaaaatcaaatcaagaaACTCAAAAAGTAAGTTGCAGGAAAGAGGCTTTAGCAGCACGTCTTTAACCACTGTGTGATTCAGTTGCTTGGTGAGCATCAAAGCCATCTTCTCTGTTTGCTCTCTGAACCTATAGCTGCCATACACTGTGTTGCAGTTTGACAGCTTTGCTCAGGCTCCCTTTGCTGAGCAATAGGTGTGGGGATGCCTCCTGCACTGCCTCTATCTCTTCATTAGTTTCAGATTATTATCCATAAGTGCTTCATAAAGACTGAATTATTGCTAACCTTTAACCAGGGAGTACACTGGCAGAGCTTTACTGACATTAACTAAGATTTGCTCAGACCTGCAAGCGTATTTTGTCCTCAAATTGTTTcaagacagaaatgtttcttgCTGATCAAAAAACTGCTTCTATTCCCTATACCAAAGGCATTTGCCCTTCCCTTCAGTAACATATACAGCACATTAGGCAAGTaagcataaaaaagaaaattcttatgCAAACCAAACCTGACATCAATTGTCAGGtttcagagagagaagagatagcagagaacagaaaacGGCCAGTGTTAGTCTTATCATTTGATGCAGCCTGAAATAATTGTAGATAATACAGTGATAAGCCATGAAAAGCCATGTCATAGCAGAGGCTAAAGTCAcctctatattaaaaaaaggtcCAGGGCCTTAGTAGTTCAGTACTGCAATGGAGACAGGCTGGATGTGAAATGAGCTATATATGATTAGCAATATCTGGGGATCCTGGAGTACAGGCATCAGTGGCTATGCTCAGCCTTT
This window of the Calypte anna isolate BGI_N300 chromosome 13, bCalAnn1_v1.p, whole genome shotgun sequence genome carries:
- the STC2 gene encoding stanniocalcin-2 isoform X1 — encoded protein: MCAELRGKLLALALALLLASARAAAGTEATHPPEGPQDRTPQQKGRLSLQNTAEIQHCLVNAGDVGCGVFECFENNSCEIRGLHEICMTFLHNAGKFDAQGKSFIKDALKCKAHALRHKFSCISRKCPAIKEMVFQLQRECYLKHDLCSAAKENVQVIVEMIHFKDLLQHEPYVDLVNILLTCGEEVKKAITRSVHAQCEQNWGSLCSILSFCTSAVHGDTNLGPEKKPGDASKGAAGRGDILAHSDSDHRESSRASKGERGTKGHLNAHARVKSGGHGPKGAHGIMDRADELSDFSDIRR
- the STC2 gene encoding stanniocalcin-2 isoform X2 → MCAELRGKLLALALALLLASARAAAGTEATHPPEGPQDRTPQQKGRLSLQNTAEIQHCLVNAGDVGCGVFECFENNSCEIRGLHEICMTFLHNAGKFDAQGKSFIKDALKCKAHALRHKFSCISRKCPAIKEMVFQLQRECYLKHDLCSAAKENVQVIVEMIHFKDLLQHEPYVDLVNILLTCGEEVKKAITRSVHAQCEQNWGSLCSILSFCTSAVHGDTNLGPEKKPGDASKGAAGRGDILAHSDSDHRESSRASKGERE